The proteins below come from a single Cannabis sativa cultivar Pink pepper isolate KNU-18-1 chromosome 3, ASM2916894v1, whole genome shotgun sequence genomic window:
- the LOC115711497 gene encoding alpha-dioxygenase 2 isoform X1, translated as MVFSLSTLIHPQLHPILLKMTFFDTFLFFVIHMVDRVGIWHKLPVIIGIAYLGIRRHLHQRYNLFHVGKMTGKESDVKEIWYRTADGKCNFQQDDLIGSQGTFFGRNMPPSTSPYGVLDPHPSLVASKLLERKKFKDNGKQFNMIACSWIQFMIHDWVDHLEDTNQMEIIGVGEEENIASNGCPLKSFKFFKTKKVPTFTPQINFGCLNTRTPWWDGSVVYGNNNEGMRRVRSFKDGKLKISKDMLLEHDEKGIPISGDVRNCWAGFSLLQVLFVKEHNVVCDMLKEHNPKLDDENLYRHARLVVSAVIAKVHTIDWTIELLKTDTLLAGMRINWYGLLGKRIKDMFGHICGPLLSGLVGLKKPRDHGIPYSLTEEFVSVYRMHSLLPEKFILRDIKSTPSKLKSPPIIEEIPMEEMIGKEGEKRLSKIGLEQMLVSLGHQACGELSLWNYPTWMRNLIAHDINGEDRPQPIDMAALEIYRDRERGVARYNEFRRNLLMVPITKWEDLTCDEEAIEALNEVYGDDVEKLDLLVGLHAEKKIKGFAISETSFFIFLLIASRRLEADRFFTSNFNMETYTKEGFEWVNKTESLKDVIDRHFPNMTKKWMCSSSAFSVWDSLSIPNYIPLYMRLPT; from the exons ATGGTTTTCTCTCTTTCAACCTTGATCCATCCTCAACTTCATCCCATCCTtctaaaaatgacattttttgaCACCTTTCTCTTCTTT GTGATACACATGGTGGATAGGGTTGGAATATGGCACAAACTACCTGTGATAATAGGAATAGCATACTTGGGAATTAGGAGACACTTACACCAGCGTTACAATCTCTTCCATGTCGGGAAAATGACCGGAAAAGAGTCTGATGTTAAGGAAATTTGGTACCGAACGGCCGACGGAAAATGCAATTTTCAACAAGATGATCTTATTGGGAGTCAAGGAACCTTTTTTGGTCGTAATATGCCTCCTTCTACTTCACCATATGGG GTGTTGGATCCTCATCCTTCATTAGTGGCTTCAAAGCTTTTGGAAAGGAAGAAATTTAAAGATAATGGAAAACAATTCAACATGATAGCTTGTTCTTGGATACAATTTATGATTCATGATTGGGTTGATCATTTGGAAGATACTAACCAG ATGGAAATAATTGGAGTTGGTGAAGAAGAAAATATTGCTAGTAATGGATGTCCTCTAAAGTCATTTAAGTTCTTTAAGACCAAAAAAGTTCCCACATTCACACCTCAAATAAATTTTGGATGCTTGAACACAAGAACTCCTTGGTG gGATGGGAGTGTAGTGTATGGGAACAACAACGAGGGCATGAGAAGAGTAAGGAGTTTCAAAGATGGAAAATTGAAGATCTCGAAAGACATGCTTCTCGAGCATGACGAGAAAGGCATTCCGATATCTGGCGATGTTCGGAATTGCTGGGCAGGTTTTTCTCTCCtacaagttttatttgtcaAAGAACACAATGTTGTTTGTGATATGTTGAAA gAACATAATCCAAAATTAGATGATGAGAATCTCTATAGACATGCAAGACTAGTGGTTTCAGCAGTCATTGCTAAAGTTCATACAATAGATTGGACTATTGAACTATTGAAGACTGATACTCTTCTCGCTGGCATGAGAATTAACTG GTATGGATTATTGGGGAAGAGAATTAAAGACATGTTTGGGCATATTTGTGGACCATTACTAAGTGGATTGGTTGGTCTAAAGAAGCCTAGAGATCATGGAATTCCTTATTCACTAACTGAGGAGTTTGTGAGTGTTTATAGAATGCATTCACTTTTACCTGAAAAATTCATCCTTAGGGACATCAAGTCTACACCTTCAAAACTCAAATCCCCTCCTATAATAGAAGA GATTCCAATGGAGGAAATGATAggcaaggaaggagagaaaagaCTATCAAAGATTGGGTTGGAGCAAATGTTGGTGTCATTAGGTCATCAAGCTTGTGGAGAACTCTCACTATGGAACTACCCAACATGGATGAGAAATCTCATTGCACATGATATCAATGGAGAAGATAGACCACAACCAATTGACATGGCTGCCTTAGAAA TTtatagagatagagagagaggagTTGCAAGGTACAATGAGTTCAGAAGAAACTTACTAATGGTTCCAATTACCAAGTGGGAAGATTTAACATGTGATGAGGAAGCCATTGAAGCACTTAATGAAGTTTATGGAGATGATGTTGAAAAGCTTGATTTGCTTGTTGGTTTACAtgcagaaaagaaaataaaaggctTTGCAATAAGTGAAACATCTTTCTTTATCTTTCTACTCATTGCATCAAg GAGGTTAGAGGCTGATCGTTTTTTCACATCAAATTTCAACATGGAAACATACACAAAAGAAGGGTTTGAATGGGTTAACAAAACTGAGTCCTTAAAAGATGTGATTGATAGGCATTTTCCCAACATGACAAAGAAATGGATGTGCTCTTCTAGTGCTTTTTCAGTGTGGGATTCTCTCTCAATTCCTAATTACATACCCTTATATATGCGACTACCTACTTAG
- the LOC115711497 gene encoding alpha-dioxygenase 2 isoform X2, with translation MVFSLSTLIHPQLHPILLKMTFFDTFLFFVIHMVDRVGIWHKLPVIIGIAYLGIRRHLHQRYNLFHVGKMTGKESDVKEIWYRTADGKCNFQQDDLIGSQGTFFGRNMPPSTSPYGVLDPHPSLVASKLLERKKFKDNGKQFNMIACSWIQFMIHDWVDHLEDTNQMEIIGVGEEENIASNGCPLKSFKFFKTKKVPTFTPQINFGCLNTRTPWWDGSVVYGNNNEGMRRVRSFKDGKLKISKDMLLEHDEKGIPISGDVRNCWAGFSLLQVLFVKEHNVVCDMLKEHNPKLDDENLYRHARLVVSAVIAKVHTIDWTIELLKTDTLLAGMRINWYGLLGKRIKDMFGHICGPLLSGLVGLKKPRDHGIPYSLTEEFVSVYRMHSLLPEKFILRDIKSTPSKLKSPPIIEEIPMEEMIGKEGEKRLSKIGLEQMLVSLGHQACGELSLWNYPTWMRNLIAHDINGEDRPQPIDMAALEKKKIKGFAISETSFFIFLLIASRRLEADRFFTSNFNMETYTKEGFEWVNKTESLKDVIDRHFPNMTKKWMCSSSAFSVWDSLSIPNYIPLYMRLPT, from the exons ATGGTTTTCTCTCTTTCAACCTTGATCCATCCTCAACTTCATCCCATCCTtctaaaaatgacattttttgaCACCTTTCTCTTCTTT GTGATACACATGGTGGATAGGGTTGGAATATGGCACAAACTACCTGTGATAATAGGAATAGCATACTTGGGAATTAGGAGACACTTACACCAGCGTTACAATCTCTTCCATGTCGGGAAAATGACCGGAAAAGAGTCTGATGTTAAGGAAATTTGGTACCGAACGGCCGACGGAAAATGCAATTTTCAACAAGATGATCTTATTGGGAGTCAAGGAACCTTTTTTGGTCGTAATATGCCTCCTTCTACTTCACCATATGGG GTGTTGGATCCTCATCCTTCATTAGTGGCTTCAAAGCTTTTGGAAAGGAAGAAATTTAAAGATAATGGAAAACAATTCAACATGATAGCTTGTTCTTGGATACAATTTATGATTCATGATTGGGTTGATCATTTGGAAGATACTAACCAG ATGGAAATAATTGGAGTTGGTGAAGAAGAAAATATTGCTAGTAATGGATGTCCTCTAAAGTCATTTAAGTTCTTTAAGACCAAAAAAGTTCCCACATTCACACCTCAAATAAATTTTGGATGCTTGAACACAAGAACTCCTTGGTG gGATGGGAGTGTAGTGTATGGGAACAACAACGAGGGCATGAGAAGAGTAAGGAGTTTCAAAGATGGAAAATTGAAGATCTCGAAAGACATGCTTCTCGAGCATGACGAGAAAGGCATTCCGATATCTGGCGATGTTCGGAATTGCTGGGCAGGTTTTTCTCTCCtacaagttttatttgtcaAAGAACACAATGTTGTTTGTGATATGTTGAAA gAACATAATCCAAAATTAGATGATGAGAATCTCTATAGACATGCAAGACTAGTGGTTTCAGCAGTCATTGCTAAAGTTCATACAATAGATTGGACTATTGAACTATTGAAGACTGATACTCTTCTCGCTGGCATGAGAATTAACTG GTATGGATTATTGGGGAAGAGAATTAAAGACATGTTTGGGCATATTTGTGGACCATTACTAAGTGGATTGGTTGGTCTAAAGAAGCCTAGAGATCATGGAATTCCTTATTCACTAACTGAGGAGTTTGTGAGTGTTTATAGAATGCATTCACTTTTACCTGAAAAATTCATCCTTAGGGACATCAAGTCTACACCTTCAAAACTCAAATCCCCTCCTATAATAGAAGA GATTCCAATGGAGGAAATGATAggcaaggaaggagagaaaagaCTATCAAAGATTGGGTTGGAGCAAATGTTGGTGTCATTAGGTCATCAAGCTTGTGGAGAACTCTCACTATGGAACTACCCAACATGGATGAGAAATCTCATTGCACATGATATCAATGGAGAAGATAGACCACAACCAATTGACATGGCTGCCTTAGAAA aaaagaaaataaaaggctTTGCAATAAGTGAAACATCTTTCTTTATCTTTCTACTCATTGCATCAAg GAGGTTAGAGGCTGATCGTTTTTTCACATCAAATTTCAACATGGAAACATACACAAAAGAAGGGTTTGAATGGGTTAACAAAACTGAGTCCTTAAAAGATGTGATTGATAGGCATTTTCCCAACATGACAAAGAAATGGATGTGCTCTTCTAGTGCTTTTTCAGTGTGGGATTCTCTCTCAATTCCTAATTACATACCCTTATATATGCGACTACCTACTTAG